Below is a genomic region from Leptospira yasudae.
CCGATCTATGAGCGCGGCTGTAAGCTGTGAGAGTTTCCGGGAAATCCAAGGATTGTAAATAATTTTTTATCTAAATTCGATTCGGAAAGAGGAAGAATTTCGAACTACCGTGCGAGAGAAAATAAGTCGAACTTTTCCGCAGTTCGTTCCAAAATCCTTTTTTTCGGAAGAATTTAAAAAGAAGAAATAGGATTTGGATAAAACGAAGATGTCTGTGTCAGTTTCATTCCTTCCCTTTTTTCTTTTATATCTCCCGATTCAGATCTTGTTCGGAAGCAAAGGACTCGGCGGATTTGCACTCGCAGGAATTTTGATTCTTTGCGTTTTTTTGCATGGGGCGGACCGGAAATACGGACATTCTTTCTTTCGTTCCTTAAAAGTTTCACCGGTTGTCTTGATCTCGTATTGGTCCGTCTTCGTTTTCGCGGAAGGAATTGTTTACACGCAAAGGGCCGCCGACTCGTTTCTGTTAGGCGACTTGGACTACACGGCTCAGTTTAGAATGATTCTTCCGGGAATCGACAAATCGTTTTTTCAAACGCAATACTATGGAACCGAAGAGAATGCGAATTTTCTTTCGCATCACATGTCTCCCGGAATTATTCTCTTAACGCCGTTTGCGATGTCGTTCGGCTCCCCTCTCGGTTTAGGAATCGGAGTTTTCTTTTTTATCGCGATTTCGATTCCTCTTTTGTATTTCTATCTCCTCGCCTCTTCCGTCTCGAAAGAAATTTCCCTTTGCGCTTCTTTGCTTTGGGCCGGTTCTTCCGGTTTGTATCGGCTCGGACATTCCCTTCACTTTGAAGCCTTGGTTCCGTTCGCGATCCTATTCGTTTTAATCGGCGTTCAAAAAGAAAAACATTGGATGACCGTTCTCGGACTCGTTTTCTTTTTAGGAATTAAAGAAGATCTCTCTTTCTACTTGGCGGCGCTTTCGATCGGACTTCTGCTCGCCGATCCGCGAAGAAGAAAAGAATGGATTTTCGTTTTGAGCGTCTGTCTTGTTTATTCTTTTCTCATCCATCCGTATTTAAGCGGATTTGCGGGAAGTTCCGCGCAAAGAAACTGGAAAGAGTATTGGGGAGAAGGGAGCAAGAATCCGTTTTCGGCCGCGCTTTCGTATATTCAAAAACCGGAAGGTATTCTTTCGTATTGGAAAGGAGTTCGAGATCTCAGCTTGGAATGGGGATTTTGGAATTGGACGGGAGGCTGGCTGCTGATTCCGTTTTTCGGTTTGTATTCCGCGTTTCGACTTTCGGTGCATCCGTGGGTTCGGGATCTCTACAGCTATTACGTATATCCCCTGATTCCATTTTTGATTCTTTTTTTAAGAACCGGTTCCGCTTGGATTCAAAATGCCGCAAACGATTTCGAACCTTCGCGAGAATCCGAAACTTCTTTCATTCATCGTTTCGAATTTTTAAAACGAATTCCGAAAGAACGGAAAATTTTCGTTCTTCTTCTTTTAACGTTCGCGTTCAGCGTTTACAGAAACTCGAAGGAAAACGAATATCCGATTCCATTACGACCGCAAACGACCAAAACGCAAGAACTCAAAGAAGTTTTAAAATCGATTCCCGCGGGAAGTTCCGTATCTGCCGGGTTTCATCTTTCGCCGTTCGTTTCGCTGCGCAATCCGGTGTATCCGATCCGGGAAAACAGGGAATGGAAAGAATGGATCGTGTTCGACCAACGATACAATTCTCCGTATCTTTCCTCGGAATTGATTTTGCAAAGAATTCGGAAAGACGTTCAAAACGGAACGATCGAGCCCGTTCTAACTTCGGAAAATTTCGTTTTGTATAAGCGAAGTGCCAATCCGAAACGTTAAAAACGCTTCCTACTTACAATATTCTTTCAAGCGTTTGCCGGAGTCTTGGTATCCTAGATCCAAAGACTTTCGAAAGTCCTTACAAGCAAGCGATGTCTTTTTTAAAAAGACATAGGCAAGACCGCGGTTGTGATACGCGACTTCGTCGTTCGGATTGAACGACAAGGTCTTCGAATAACTCGCTACGGATTCCGCATATTTCCCAAGAGCGTATTGCGCGTAACCGAGTTCGAAAAGAGCGTATGCGTTCTTCTTATCCAAGTTCACCGCTTTCCGCGCCGACTCCAAACCCGCCGTATAATCCTCGTCCTTGTTTTCGCAGCGCGCCTTATGTCCGTAGAGTTCCGAGTTTTTGTTTTCACCGAGATCGATCGCCTTTTGAAAATCTTCGATCGCCTGCATACAATCGTCGATCATCTCGTTTCCGTATCCTTTGTAAAGATAGGCCGCCGTTTTGTTCGGATCGATCTCTACCGCCTTATCGAAATCCTTTACCGCATCTTCGTATTGTTTCATCGTATAAAGCGCAAGACCTCGGTTGTAATAACCGGAAGCGTCTCCCGGAACCAATTCCAGATATTTGGAATATTCTTCGACCGCCTGTTTATACTCCCCTCGTTCGTTGGCTTGATACGCTCGATTAAAAACCTCGTTCGGGTCTTCCCCGGTTGCGGCGCCGGAAGAAGAACCTGCATTCGTATCGGAAGAATCGGAGGAACTGGAAGAAGCCATGCTCGTTTTGATTTCGTGAATCGCGGCGAGAATTCCGCTGAGAGCGGTTTCGATCCAAGGAGGTTGTGCGACAGCGGCGGGATCGTTCGGATTCGCATCCTTTGAACCGGGTAACACGATGCTGAGAAGAAGAATGATAATTCCGAGGATTAAAAACCAACCGAGTATTCTATTTGCCATCAGGTAATAGAATCCAAATTCCTCGAGAATTCAACTTTTTATTGAACAAAAAATTTCCGAAAACGACTCGAATTTTCCGTTTTTTCCGACTTGAAAAAGACGAGCCGAATCGATCGACTCGTCCGAAAATTTCATACCGATTCTACTCGGATTGAATCGCAAGAGTGGATTGTTTGTTCGGATTGTGTTTCACGTCGAGTCCGTATACGAGCATGGTCGGTACTGCGTATTGAGGATCGAACGTGTCGATAGCGATCGCGATTTTATTCCCCGCGGGAACGTCGTAAGCGACCGCGTTCAAGTCGATCGTAAGATCCACGGTTTCAAACGCGGACTCGTAGATGGAAGCGGTTCCGTGCGTAATGAGCTTACCGACTCCGTTCTTTGCAACATCGTAAAAGTAAACGTTCACATTCGCTTTTCCTAATGAAGAAGAAACCTGCCCTTTCCAGAAAATTTTTCCCCTGATCTTCAAGGCCGCGCCGAGAGAATCGGATTCATACACGATTCCGTTGATTCTGCTGAGCCAATCCAAAGACGCGGTCACAGGAACTTCCAGATGGGAAGCGAGAATATCCGAAAGCAAAGGAACGCCGGTCGTAGCGATCGTATCCGCTCCGGAAAGAATGCTCGTGTTCGCATTGTTCGTGTTTTGCGTCGAAGAGATTTTTCCGTCCGTAAAAAGGGTTCTCGGTTTCAGATAATACTTCTTTTCGGAAACGGTGGGAGAAGGCCAGGAAGGAAGAGTGACCCTATCTCCGTTAAAACGTTTTTGAAACGTGACCTGAGGTTTGGACATGATTCCGTTGTTGATTCCTTTCAACCAATAATCGAACCAATCGTATGCGTTCGTCCAAATCGGATTTGCAAGGCCGATCACTCCTCCGATCTCCGCGGTTGCGTGAATTCCTTCGTTCAGATCCAGTTTTTTAGGAACGGTCAAAGATGCGAAGTAATCCAACATCTGATTCGGATGAAACAAGAAATCTTCGAAGTTGCTCGATATATAAACCGGTTTTCCGGAAGCGTTGAGTTGAGAAACAAGACTCGCCGGCGAACGTTCCGCGGCCCAAGCGGTAACACTTTCGATGTCGTTGTGCGAAAGAAGTTTACCGAAATTCTCCGCGATGACCGGATCCATTTTCCCCGTAAAATAACCCGCGCCGATCAGGATCAAACCCCAGACCAGACGAGGAGTGTCGTTTCCGTATAAGGAACGTTTGAGATCTCCCCAGCCGCTCATCGCAACCGCGGTTTTAATTCTCGGTTCGAAGCTCACTCCGATCAAAGAGATTCCGGCTCCATAAGAAATTCCTGATATACCGATATTCGCAGAATCGGCTTGCGTGTTTGCAAGAAGCCAATCGACTACGGCGGTTAAGTCCGCGCGATCCTTGAGTCCGGCGGTATTGATGAGTCCGCCCGAAATTCCGAAACCTCTCGTGCTGTAACTCAGTACGATATACCCTTTTTTAGCGAGTTTGGCTGCGGGAACCAAATACTCGTATTCGTTCAAAGCCCAGCTGTTCACAAAGATCACGGCGGGAGCTTTTTGACCGGCGATCAAATTCTTAGGCTGAAACAAATTTGCGGCGAGGGAAGTTCCGTCCGTGGAACGGATCTGGATCGAATCGTTCCAGGTAAAACTGCCGTCATTCTCCGTTTGAAACGCGGTGTTGATTTGCGCCGAGGTGATCCCTTGTTGAAACGTGCTCCCAGAGTTCGTATTCAAGATCGATTCGGATGCGCCGGGCAGGAACGCAGCGAGCGCCGCGAGATTCTGTTTGGAAGAATTCCCCTGCCCGTCTCCGCAATGCAAGAAGGTTAAAAACAGAAATGCGGTGGTCCCTGCTTTTAACATATCAATCGTTTTAAATCCAATTCTCATTTTTTTTTCTCCTAAAACTTTTAGCGTAATGCCGTTCGTTTCACTTACGGAGAAGGAGTTTAATCGCGAGAAGATTCGAATTCGCCTAAGATTCGAACTTCGGTCGAAAAAAAGGTCTTAAATCCGAATTCTAAACGAAATTGTTCCTGTTGGTTCGATGAATCGAGGAGTTCCAACAAAAAAGATAAGAAGCAAGCGAGACCGATTCAAAATAAAAGTTCGTTTATTTTGAAAGACGAAAACGTTTATCCGTCTCGGCGCGCAGTTCTCGACTGTCTCAGATATTCGCGGGGAGACGTTCCGAAAACGGATTTAAACGCAAGATTGAACGTGGCCTTTGAATTAAAACCGGAACGATACGCGACGGAAAGAATGTTCGCGCCTTCTTCCGTTTTTAATAGTTTGGCCGCT
It encodes:
- a CDS encoding DUF2079 domain-containing protein; translated protein: MSVSVSFLPFFLLYLPIQILFGSKGLGGFALAGILILCVFLHGADRKYGHSFFRSLKVSPVVLISYWSVFVFAEGIVYTQRAADSFLLGDLDYTAQFRMILPGIDKSFFQTQYYGTEENANFLSHHMSPGIILLTPFAMSFGSPLGLGIGVFFFIAISIPLLYFYLLASSVSKEISLCASLLWAGSSGLYRLGHSLHFEALVPFAILFVLIGVQKEKHWMTVLGLVFFLGIKEDLSFYLAALSIGLLLADPRRRKEWIFVLSVCLVYSFLIHPYLSGFAGSSAQRNWKEYWGEGSKNPFSAALSYIQKPEGILSYWKGVRDLSLEWGFWNWTGGWLLIPFFGLYSAFRLSVHPWVRDLYSYYVYPLIPFLILFLRTGSAWIQNAANDFEPSRESETSFIHRFEFLKRIPKERKIFVLLLLTFAFSVYRNSKENEYPIPLRPQTTKTQELKEVLKSIPAGSSVSAGFHLSPFVSLRNPVYPIRENREWKEWIVFDQRYNSPYLSSELILQRIRKDVQNGTIEPVLTSENFVLYKRSANPKR
- a CDS encoding tetratricopeptide repeat protein; translation: MANRILGWFLILGIIILLLSIVLPGSKDANPNDPAAVAQPPWIETALSGILAAIHEIKTSMASSSSSDSSDTNAGSSSGAATGEDPNEVFNRAYQANERGEYKQAVEEYSKYLELVPGDASGYYNRGLALYTMKQYEDAVKDFDKAVEIDPNKTAAYLYKGYGNEMIDDCMQAIEDFQKAIDLGENKNSELYGHKARCENKDEDYTAGLESARKAVNLDKKNAYALFELGYAQYALGKYAESVASYSKTLSFNPNDEVAYHNRGLAYVFLKKTSLACKDFRKSLDLGYQDSGKRLKEYCK
- a CDS encoding CocE/NonD family hydrolase, translating into MRIGFKTIDMLKAGTTAFLFLTFLHCGDGQGNSSKQNLAALAAFLPGASESILNTNSGSTFQQGITSAQINTAFQTENDGSFTWNDSIQIRSTDGTSLAANLFQPKNLIAGQKAPAVIFVNSWALNEYEYLVPAAKLAKKGYIVLSYSTRGFGISGGLINTAGLKDRADLTAVVDWLLANTQADSANIGISGISYGAGISLIGVSFEPRIKTAVAMSGWGDLKRSLYGNDTPRLVWGLILIGAGYFTGKMDPVIAENFGKLLSHNDIESVTAWAAERSPASLVSQLNASGKPVYISSNFEDFLFHPNQMLDYFASLTVPKKLDLNEGIHATAEIGGVIGLANPIWTNAYDWFDYWLKGINNGIMSKPQVTFQKRFNGDRVTLPSWPSPTVSEKKYYLKPRTLFTDGKISSTQNTNNANTSILSGADTIATTGVPLLSDILASHLEVPVTASLDWLSRINGIVYESDSLGAALKIRGKIFWKGQVSSSLGKANVNVYFYDVAKNGVGKLITHGTASIYESAFETVDLTIDLNAVAYDVPAGNKIAIAIDTFDPQYAVPTMLVYGLDVKHNPNKQSTLAIQSE